Genomic segment of Salvia hispanica cultivar TCC Black 2014 chromosome 2, UniMelb_Shisp_WGS_1.0, whole genome shotgun sequence:
ccgattcacgggcgctggccgccattgtggcgtgccgatcggccagcgatcggccaacgtctattttcattttttgtttaatttttttgaaaacctatatatacgcgattttagtttcattttcatttgcaccacttgttttaacgagttttctctctctctaactttatgtacaagagcatcatcaagcgatggacaacaacaacgagtccagtccGGGGACGAGCGACTCTCATACGCCCACGGTACCCGTGGGATCTGAATGGGGCCAGATGGGCGGGGCGAGATGAGCCCGAGTTTAACGTCCCTTGGGGGCggttgatggggatgatggctggAGCGTCGAGGGGGATGCAGGGGGGTATGCCGTGGGGGATGCCGGGCGGGGCGGGCCAGCGCCGGGGTGGGGAGGTATGCCCCAGATGATGCAgccagatgatggggatgatgtggcgGGGAGGGATGCAGCACGGTATGCATCCGGGGATGCGGGGAGCCACCGGGGGGGACACGGTCTATCGtccctctcttgattttttgacggcttcgtctcacacgtcgaccccagtggagacgcagttcatcggcgatgaccttttgtcattgcatgatatggggATTGATCTCGGGGATCCGGACACTCCGGTTCCAGCGGGTCGGGCCggccgaagaagaagaggggcaaggggaagggcaaggcggtcggcgagtcCTCGCAGCCCGGTGTTGACGACACTCCCacgcggaggaagtggacggaggatgagtacgccggcGTGGCCAAGGCGTGGTTGACGGTGctgcgacgatccgctggttgcgaacaaccagcgggtcgtcaacatgtgggtgAAGATTAGACCAGCCTACGGGAGGAACTGCCCACATGGGAAGGACTACGGCGGGGAGGAGTGCGGGGAAGGGGTGGGAACGGATCGGGGCCGCGGTCGGCCGATATTCGgggttgtacgccaacgccctccgccaGCTGACTAGTGGGCGGAGAATGAGGaggacgcccggaggatagccgAGAGTCAGTTCCCCTTACCGGGGAAGTATAAAGAGTTCCTCTTCGGGAATGCTATGTGTTCTGGCCGAAGGACTCGAGAAGTTCGGGCGGGGTGCGACgttgggtggccgaagaagcagagggTTGAACTATTCCGGCGACTACGGCGGCGGATCCCTGAAGGtgctggcagcggaagcgcatgcaaataaatcaatcacataataatcagatctatttagcagattatttagacaaaacctattcgcgtaattatcacatgtatcatgctcataacttgaattaatcatgttttaaaaatattgaaacctaaaacatgcttttctacggagcagaaaaataccttattaattctccaaagaattgaagatgactagcttcttctccacgtgatgctttgagtactaaactacaaatcttctctctagttcccgaactgtatcccaatatcggtgtgggctgatcttactagaatactaggacttaaataaagaagacagaagaaatccctTTTGGAATAGGAGAGAATTTCGAAATTCTCCTCAGCTTAGgagtggaattttcgaaaaacaacaataatgagaattgtgttatttttgtctcctttattctcctatttatattaagttccttttgggcccagacagggatctatggaaggctttggatatgggctcatccaatttactttttactaattaaattgaacccacaatttaatataagttataattggaatattacgagcagccactacagaagtaatattgaactctccccatccaaatccgaaattacaagtaatccgggtttccgtttaactttcatttcccgtgcttaagattaaaatgtccattaattaattaatgtctgctattgacttaattaattaacttcttattaattccaagagtggacttagcatgaaacgcttatttattattcatagagtaatcacactccaactagctaggttccgaataataaaacctcgtttcgcgctcctcttgaggacattttCAAgcgagactcagctcgcgcacgattcaatataatagcaatcctagcaccgctagatatcgatcaccactacccaatatatcaggataattgggttacgaaaaatccgcaccatttgataagtcaaagcaatgcataatcaataccgtatgctcaatgctaacctacattgattaagaaataaatatttatcaagacctcgcctttcagtagatagcctaaggcaagtcttgctgttagatccgttcagtgctataccacaccaatgtcatcttatttcagtaaggcttagaaatatgcggactgacattgcaacctttctcgatggatagtcaaattccatctaggttgtgaaattcatctttttctttgtttagaactgaccgtattaccttaaagtggacgacgcccacaaccggtctactaaaacaaagacttagactttgttaaattaacttatacatttaaacatgcattaacatccattaaatgtaaaacataacaacattatgacaaaaataatctgttttatttattggaaaataaaataagagttttacagtattcaatcactcgaaacgtgatttctagtatacaaactctaacgaggggaggatcccccctatcgccccatGAGGTCATCTCGGCCCCCCCACCCCCACGCGCGTACACGTTATTCTCGCGTGCGAAGACGGAGGAACGTATGTTCgaggtcttccaagagtggaaggTCGCAaccgaccccacggagaagatgttcctctactcgatgctcgagaacatGCGGGTGGATTTGGATGCCTCGAGGGCACTGGTGGGggcggcgacgacgaggagtagagagtggcggggctcgtgtgtggaagcccttttttttaaaaaaaaatcatgtatttttttaatctatgtacctttttttttaatgaaatgaatgaattttcccgtatatgtctcgtaaatttaattccgtaatttaatcgtaaattttattccgtaaaatgtagttgtttttgaattatttttattgcgacTGGCCTATAGCTGGTCTATGACTGACCTATATtaatgtggcaggtggatttttagtactactaacaTGGCAAGAagagagagtggctgaccTATGACTGCCCTATTGCCATTGTGGACGCTCTAAAGTACAACATCCAAACTTGCATTCATAATTCTAAGGTGATTGCAAAATGAATGCAAAATTCAGGCTGTTGAATAAGGCTCTTCGCATCTATCTAGACATTGAGGCCCAATTGATTAGCCCAATAATACTATCAATAATTCGGACACTTGGGGCCCACAGTGCCAGGTAATGTAATCCtaatttcattaacttttaaaatggTTGCCTTCTTATTTGATGTTACCCTCTCGTGAAAAAAGCAAATCAATGTTTGGATAGacccaatttttatttgaaatttcaaaaaataataatgttcaGCAACACAGTCTAACGTCTCAGTCCATTAAGTTTTGGGCATTTGAACTGCTTTAAAACCTGGATGATAGTagattttagtatttttttagttataatgTAATAAGACTTTTTAGGGCATGTGTTGAGATAGCATGAAACTCGATTAGAATTTGACCGAGAAAATCAAAGGAAGTGAGTGTTAATAGACTTTTAAGGGCATGTTTGGTATCAAAGGGATAGTATGAAACTTGACTAGAGTTTGACCGAGAAAATCAAAGAAAGTGAGTTTTTGCATGTGTTTGATATAGTTTGAACGTGACattgaatatttttctttttatttgataagtgAGTTAGTGATACAATTTCGTTAGTGCCAGCGATACTTGAAATTGGGGGAGTGATAAGGGGCATCCACATTGATCATCCTTCATCCAACTCGTCCCTTTACTTTTTATGGGTTATACaccactttttactttatcatttatttaagATACAACACCTACAATCATTTATCCCTTAACCATCCATTcacttcactattcatggtctcactgcttcatttttttttcttttcacacaaccaatttaatttaaattataaaaataatatttcattgataaaattaaaattccacagttgaaatcttaaaattaaaatttatttacgATGCATAATCTTAAAAGGAAAGGTTTTGGCTACTCGTTACCAAATCCCACTCAAATGTGTTCGATTAGATCTTCTAGAGTTAGATGTGGGCGGCAGAATTGTGCGCCAGTGCCTGACAATGTATGTGCTCGCGGAATGGTGCCATCGCACCCTGGCTTGGGGGACTGCTTGCGGTGGAGTTGTCGGAGGTCTTATCGTCTAACCAATTTGTCAAAGCCGACCATTTGTCTTCAATTATCATGTTCTGTATGATAATACACACCAAAAATGATTTCGGTGAGGTGTTGCTTATACAATACGACCCAGGACTTTGACAATGTTGAATCATGTTTGTAGAACTCCGAACGCTATTTCCATATCTTTCCGAGCACACTCATGACGTTGTGCAAAAAGAATTTGTTTGGGTTCTTGCGCCATGTTGAGCGTCTTCACGAAGGTCGGCCACCTCAATTAGACACTATCGGCGAGATAGCACCCCATGTTGTAATGTCGATCGTTCGCCGTGAAGGGTATCATTGGTGTTCTACCGTTTAAAAACTGGTTGAAGACGTCGGATGAGTTGCACACATTGACAATGTTGTTCGATCCTGCGACACCCAAATATGCATGTTAAATCCATAAGTAGTGGTTGGCGACCGCCTTTAGCACAGTCGTCGTGTGATTGCCTTTGTGgccgatgtgtaattttagAGTTTCTAATTCTATGCACAATGTATCTCAAGTTTAGTAAAATGACTCTAATTCTACAACGATACTGCAAAAATATAGCGTCAAGTGTAGTATTTCGAGTGTCAGTTCACAGGAAGAAAATGTTGGTTTAAAAgcttaataaaatatttttgaaagatAAATGATTTCTACACCAAATTAGAATGCTAAAGAAATTAGACTTAATTTTAGAACTGAAATATACTAACAGTATCTTCAACCATATACCAAATCTCATTTTTGGTATcgaaaaattactttttaaagttatgtCTCCATGTTAGACAAAATTTTGCATTCAATAATGGAAACTAGTTTTATTATAACGCGTCCTTAATcctatatactatataaaattatgatcaaTGTCTATAGAATTTCTAGCATCAAGTGGTTTGAActcttttgttttaatttattttagtttatttaaaaaattattaaataatacagAGTTCATagtatttaattcatttcgtatgaaattcatttttacatagttttagttcattttaaaGTAATGTTGTAATTATAATTGGGTGGATAATCATTATATGTCCGGGCGAATTAATTTTTACGGTGTCTTCAAAATTAAAGACGCTCCCTTCTACGGTCTGTgtcaaattgaatttgaactttgaaatATTTAAGTGGCTCAGGTACCAACAAATACAATTACAACTGCAATCCCATCTGTCTTGACCCCATAACATAACCAAATCAAAACCTTTTCCCATTCGGTTGAAAAAGAGTTAGATGACAAGAACTGAATACAAAATGTGAATTTAGCTTCAGAAGACAAAGTATAAGACAATTTGCATCTTGCTGCATGGCCCGTTTCACTTTCTTCCAACCCAGGTGATGAACATTAATTCCTGCAAAAATGTTGTCTCTTCCTTTGCATTTCAAAACACTGAAAAACCAAACTTGTGTTGTCggtttcttgattttgaactGAGAAAAGGTGTGAAATTTATAAGCTTTAAATGGGATGAATAGAGACAGTGGTGTTGAAGATCTCGAGTTAGTGTTTATTTGTATTGTTTTGCTCAAGGCTGTCTGGTTTGTTGATACAGATAAAAAGACTCAAactttttgtttgaattttgacgGATTTAATGTCAAATCAGCATCTCTCTTGTTTGACATTTTCCCCAATTTTCTGGTTTTGTCCGTGttggaattttttaattttctttttctttctagtATTAGCACTATACCTTTCTGGGAATGTGAGATAAGCTTGTTTTTATTGCTGTTCCTTCTCCTATAAGGATTATAGTTGGGTTTTATATTGTATTGTTACACATGAAAAATGTTTGTTTAAGGCAAAATAGAGTGAGAAAGTGGATATGGAGTGAGCCTATTGGGTGTTCTTTCTCCCTCCTCTGATGCTGAGCCCAttggaaatttaaaattgtgtgtTAAGTATTCAAATTCACATGTATGTATACATACTTCTGGTGGAATGAGGTTAAGCACAAATCAGAATGTTAGTGAGAGCAGCATAATGATTGAGGATGGAAGTAGACTAGTAATTTTGCAgtaatttcttcttcttctttctactcTTACTTAATCCTTACTCCTTCCTTTGCAATCTGTTTTGGCATCTTGGGTTTGATAATTAAGGCTTTTGGTGTGTATAAATATGGTCAATTTGTGAGGGAAAATCGTCGGCTAATCGAACGTAGTCCCTTTTGAAGATTATTCCTTTGTCGCTTTGCTAATAGATGGTAGTCAACAGCTAACCccatgaatttgaaaattcaagttttttatatttagtagACAAAGAATATTAGTTGTGGGATGGTGAAGAAATAATGTTGAAATGGTTGTTCAGCTATCAGTTCATATGTAGAGCTGTGTTAAGCTGGGACCTTTTAAGGTGCTGTCTTCCATATTCCTTGTCTCTATGGCATCGTTATTATTGCATTCTTTGTTGTTGGAAAGCCTTGCAGTTCGGATCTTTACCttcatatcattttatcatgttGAAGGAAATCATGTcagttgaaaatttgaaatgagaATAAAGTTTCATGTGAAACTCTCTACACGTGTTTTCTGTTCATGGTGATCACTCATAGGGTCGTTTTCATTTACATGTCATGAAAGCAACACATCCATATTCTTGAAAGAGAAAGCTTTATCTTCTTCTGATTTTATATTGAGGTCCTAGGGTTGGTGGTGGAATCTAATCTGATATAAGTTAGTTTTATAATCTACCAAACCCCACCAAATGTGAggaaatggaaataattttctttatcattAGGTCAGGGATGATTATTTAGCTACATAGGTTTCAATCTATTTTAAGTGAGTATATATTAACATCAGTGTCCTCTGTCCATTTTGACACACGTCTTCTTCCTGATTAAAAACCATTTTAGCTAAAAAACGGATGTGTTCATTTCTCTAATCTCGATGTTCTTCTTGTTTGATTTCCATTGGCAGGCTATATTTCTGATTTGGAGAAGCAGTAGCTAAATAAGTAACTTCAGGGTTGGGAATATTCTTGGATTCCACATCACTCATGGCACCAGGGAGTAGTGCCTTCAAAGAAGTTGTCGAATCACATCCAAAACAGATGAATCATAAAACGTTGAAGATGAAGGCGGAGAGTGGTACTGTAAAGACTAGTATGTCACTGGCAGAGAAACACAGCATACATGGTGTTCATGAGCTGCTTCAGTGCCCGACTTGTGCAGATTCTATGTATCCTCCTATTCATCAGGTTTTTACTTCGAACTCTTCTTCTGCAGTAGATTTTGATTAGTTAAAATgtctgaaaaatgaaatttttttacctTACATTGACACTTGATCCTGTTGTTTCCCTCTTGGATTCCATTTTTTACCCCTAAGCTCATAATAGACTAGTAAACGTGCAACATGAGGCGTgaaatttttgtgtatttaaaGTTATTCGATTCTATGCAGTGCCCAAATGGTCACACATTGTGTGCAAACTGCAAAAGAGTCCATAAGTGCTGCCCAACTTGCCGTTTCGAGCTAGGGAACATACGGTGTTTAGCTTTGGAGAAGGTGGCCGAATCTATGGAGCTTCCCTGCCGATATCAGAGCTTAGGCTGTCAAGATTTATTTCCATATTATGACAAGGCCAAGCATGAGAAACATTGTCCATTCCGGCCTTACACCTGTCCTTATGCAAGCTCTGAGTGCTGTGTAACTGGTGACATTCCATTTCTCATGGCTCACTTGAAGGAGGATCACTCGGTTGATATGCATGATGGATGCACTTTCAACCACAGATATGTCAAGTCGAACCCCCATGAAATCGAAAATGCTACATGGATGCTAACTGTAAGTCCTTAACTACATAATTCAATCAATCAGGTTAGTATAATGAATCGGTAGAGTTAGCCATTAGGACCCTTTTAAAAACTGCTGATAGAAGAATTTAGTGACTCCTATAGCCTCGAAACTCGTGTTTCTGTCAATAAAACTTGTATATATGCTCTATGCTTGACCTACAAATACTACAAGTTGAAACCTAAGTTGCCCACCCGTCTCATCTTTATGTAGGTTTTCAACTGTTTTGGAAGACAATTCTGCTTACACTTTGAGGCTTTCTTGCTCGGAACAGCACCTGCCTACATGGCATTCGTGCGTTTCATGGGGGAGGACAGTGATGCCAGGAAGTTCAACTACACTCTAGAAGTTGGGGCATTTGGGCGGAAGCTCATGTGGCAAGGAATTCCAAGGAGCATCCGCGACAGCCACAGGAAAGTACGCGACAGCCAAGACGGACTGATCATTCCAAGGAACTTAGCACTCTACTTCTCTGCCGGTAGTAGTCAGGAGCTTAAGCTGAGGGTCACAGGTCGGATATGGAAAGTTTAAGGCCGTCGAATATATCTACTGTACAGTTCGTCTGAAGTCTGCGCCTCCCAGAGCTTACAAGGCCATATAGCATTGCTTGGTTATATGTTGTTGTATCATTAAAATCAGTTTTTTGTTGGCCCTTTGGATCTATGAGGATGCTGGCTTATGTTATGCTTCCTCTTGGATGCAAAAAAATGGATCTTCTTGAAATGTAGCCTTTTGTTTCTGATACTACTTTATGTTTCCTTTTCATTTAATCGCTTGTATGGTCTAACTTAATGAAACAAATTTCTCCTAATGGATAcaaagaagtgaaaaaaatataaatttaatgagCCAATAACTATTTAAgggaataaatatatatttggagATACTATTTAGTTGGTGAAAATCCTAGTCAAACATCAAAGAAACTGAGATAGGTTTGTTGTTGgcaaataacataataataataataataataataatattaataataataataataataataatgataaaaataaataaataaatataagcaaGAAATATATCCCTACAAAATTATGGACGTTTTGTGGAATGATTTGGGAGTTTTTAGTTGACGTGCAAGATGAAGGCATTTGCGGTTGAAAAGAATTTGCATGCGTGTTTGTCGccaaaacaaaacagaaaCTGAAAAAGTCTTGAGAAAGACATATTCCCTCATCTTTTCTCCCTCCATTTTCTGCTCATCTTTCTGTCTCTTTACAGGTTCCGATCTCTTGATTCTTgatcatgtttttgttttttttttgctttgatGGGATTCAATTGTCTAAAAATGAATGTGTTTCTTCTTTGATCCATTCTCGTACATGCATACTATGATGTCTCTAtcaaatgtgattgattgtAGGACTATTACAGCCTCATAAGAGATAGCAAATGTGGGCATCGATATCTACGACGTTTGCCTAAGCTGAAGATTTCTGCAGCCACTACCTCAAATTTGAACAATGTTGTGTTGCGGAGGAGCAGAGGAGGAGCCTAATCCTCCGGCCAACCAATACACTGCTCCACCTAAGGCCGGCATTCCCTATGCTGGCGGCGGTGGAGGTACGTACGCACGGATTATCCCCATCCTCATCCTCGTCCTCATCTCTCTCATGATGTCTCTTGGTTGAATGTTTAGGCAATGGGAGAGGAGAACCGAGGTCTGGTGCAAGAAATGGACCGCCGCAGAAAGCGTTGCCTATAGAGATACCAGCATTGTCATTGAGTGAGCTGAATAGACTAACCGGTGATTTTGGGACAAAGGCCTTTGTCGGAGAGGGCTCCTACGGCCGCGTCTACTATGCCAAGCTCAGCTATGGCCGTGAAGCCGCCATCAAGAAGTTCGACACCTCATCAGCCGAGCCAGACTCTGACTTCTCAGCCCAGGTGAAAAACAAAGTTCAAATCTTTGTGTTTTAGGACAATGACTGAGGTTGTTTTCTGCAGTTGTCTATGGTTTCGAGGCTCAAGAATGAGTATTTTGTGGGACTGCTGGGATATTGCCTTGAAGCAAATACCAGAATTCTCGCCTATGAGTATGCCACAATGGGATCCTTACATGATGTGTTGCATGGTATTGAGCTGGTGCAGTTGAATTGATGCATTTTTTGAGATAAAAGTGGTTCTTGGTCTGAAAATGTTGTTGCAGGTAGAAAAGGGGTGCAAGGAGCTGAGCCTGGGCCTGTTCTAACATGGAACCAGAGAGTGAAGGTTGCATTTGGGGCTGCAAAAGGGCTTGAATTCCTGCATGAAAAGTGTCAACCTTCTATTGTTCATCGCGATGTTAGGTCAAGCAATGTGCTGCtgtttgatgattttgtttcGAAGATGGCTGATTTCAGTCTAACGAACCAGTCGTCAGACACAGCGGCCAGGCTGCACTCGACAAGAGTCCTTGGAACATTCGGCTACCATGCTCCAGAGTCAGTTGGTTGACTGATTGATTCAGAGTTTAGATTCAGAGAGAGTTGTGATAGGGAGTTTGATTTGTGTGGTGATTTGTCCAGGTACGCAATGACAGGGCAGATAACTCAGAAGAGCGATGTTTACAGCTTCGGGGTCGTGCTTCTTGAACTCCTGACTGGAAGGAAGCCAGTAGACCACACCATGCCTAAAGGCCAGCAGAGTCTTGTCACTTGGGTGAGTacttttttctgtttttggttcaaaaatcaaacccctaccctaattttttttctacagGCAACTCCAAGATTGAGTGAAGATAAGGTGAAGCAATGTGTTGATCCCAAGCTAAACGAAGATTTTCCACCAAAGGCTATTGCAAAGGTCTTGAAAGAAGCACACTAGTctctctttatatatataatacattgGCATCATGCATGATGATAAATGCAAGAAAATGTTTGTCCATTTTCAGATGGCTGCTGTAGCAGCACTTTGCGTGCAGTATGAAGCAGATTTCCGGCCAAACATGACTATCGTGGTAAAGGCATTGCAGCCGCTTCTAAATGCTAAACCAGCTGGACCTGATTCTAATGCATAAAAACTGCACTAATGAAGCAGCAAACATAAGTTTTGAGTGTTGTAATACTCTCTGTTATTCATGTATTTGAAAGAATCCTATGTAACAGTAGCTGCTTCTTCAGTAGTGGTACCGTGTAATACCTCGTATGCAGATGAATCTATTGCCGTTGTTATAGACCAAAAAACGGTTTGGTCCATCAAAGTTCAGCTGCCATATTGTTTAGAAGCATAGAGTTTATTATGTGACCTAGCGGATTCAAAGTGTATACTCGTACTGTTTTGCTATGTACTATATCACCTTTTTGGCTAAGTTAGACGGACACCATTACACAATAACTCCAATCACAAAGACATTGTGACCACATGTTCTGCAACATTATGATGTCTTAACTCTTAGCTCACAACATTTTAGCAACTAAACCAAGAATGCAATAATGGCCGCTTGTCTGATTAGTTTGACACTCAACTTAGTGGCTGAACTAGGCAATGTATCTGCAATCCATTGAAACTGGCAAGTGAGAgagaaacacaaaaaattaaatatggtaAAGAAGACAAGTAAAGTAAGCTACCTCCAGCATGTGTACTATTGCCAAATTGCTCAAATATCTGAGCCTCGGGCGAGTTCAGGGATAGGTGCAAGAGTTCTGCTCATACCAACAGGCAACAAGATTGAAAACCAAAAGTTTTAACTTGAGCAGGATATCTGAGTTGATGGAGTACAGTTACATACCGGGACAAATTGTAGCGTTTGAGTTGGTTTTACAAAGAGGATTAAGGCTCAAAGCTCGAGTGGCATTGAGCTTGAACCCAAGGCTGGGCTCGATCCTGTCTCTAACAAGGACGCAGAGACAGAATTTGGATTTGTCGATGTCTTGGTGCAGCTCGGTGCAGCAAGCTGGGGAAGGAGCTTTGGCATCTCCAGTGACAAAATTGAGACATGAAGATAGGTTAACTAATTGTTGTTGGCACACTTTCTTGTCCTGCGCAAAATTAGAACTCGAACGACAAAACATCATTAGCATCATCAAACTTGAGGCTAAAACTTTCCCGGTACACTGTATTTTACGTGTTTTATTTGGTGTTCTACACATGCTGCAGTTTTGATCACTTATTTGCATCTTGGATAGTGTTTTCTTGAAGAAGGATTTAAGACATTTTTTGGGTGATGCGACTTGCAAGTTATAGTGATGAATAGATCAAAATGGCATGTTATTTCTGAAATCGACGGTTGCACCAATCCATCAATGAAACTTAAACCACAGTAATAGCTCGTCAATCTAAAATT
This window contains:
- the LOC125203853 gene encoding E3 ubiquitin-protein ligase SINAT2-like; translation: MAPGSSAFKEVVESHPKQMNHKTLKMKAESGTVKTSMSLAEKHSIHGVHELLQCPTCADSMYPPIHQCPNGHTLCANCKRVHKCCPTCRFELGNIRCLALEKVAESMELPCRYQSLGCQDLFPYYDKAKHEKHCPFRPYTCPYASSECCVTGDIPFLMAHLKEDHSVDMHDGCTFNHRYVKSNPHEIENATWMLTVFNCFGRQFCLHFEAFLLGTAPAYMAFVRFMGEDSDARKFNYTLEVGAFGRKLMWQGIPRSIRDSHRKVRDSQDGLIIPRNLALYFSAGSSQELKLRVTGRIWKV
- the LOC125203852 gene encoding probable protein kinase At2g41970: MLCCGGAEEEPNPPANQYTAPPKAGIPYAGGGGGNGRGEPRSGARNGPPQKALPIEIPALSLSELNRLTGDFGTKAFVGEGSYGRVYYAKLSYGREAAIKKFDTSSAEPDSDFSAQLSMVSRLKNEYFVGLLGYCLEANTRILAYEYATMGSLHDVLHGRKGVQGAEPGPVLTWNQRVKVAFGAAKGLEFLHEKCQPSIVHRDVRSSNVLLFDDFVSKMADFSLTNQSSDTAARLHSTRVLGTFGYHAPEYAMTGQITQKSDVYSFGVVLLELLTGRKPVDHTMPKGQQSLVTWATPRLSEDKVKQCVDPKLNEDFPPKAIAKMAAVAALCVQYEADFRPNMTIVVKALQPLLNAKPAGPDSNA
- the LOC125203854 gene encoding non-specific lipid transfer protein GPI-anchored 22-like isoform X2, with the protein product MQISDQNCSMCRTPNKTRKIQCTGKVLASSLMMLMMFCRSSSNFAQDKKVCQQQLVNLSSCLNFVTGDAKAPSPACCTELHQDIDKSKFCLCVLVRDRIEPSLGFKLNATRALSLNPLCKTNSNATICPELLHLSLNSPEAQIFEQFGNSTHAGDTLPSSATKLSVKLIRQAAIIAFLV
- the LOC125203854 gene encoding non-specific lipid transfer protein GPI-anchored 22-like isoform X1 produces the protein MQISDQNCSMCRTPNKTRKIQCTGKVLASSLMMLMMFCRSSSNFAQDKKVCQQQLVNLSSCLNFVTGDAKAPSPACCTELHQDIDKSKFCLCVLVRDRIEPSLGFKLNATRALSLNPLCKTNSNATICPELLHLSLNSPEAQIFEQFGNSTHAGGSLLYLSSLPYLIFCVSLSLASFNGLQIHCLVQPLS